The following proteins are encoded in a genomic region of Oryza brachyantha chromosome 11, ObraRS2, whole genome shotgun sequence:
- the LOC102714512 gene encoding uncharacterized protein LOC102714512, which produces MAPRPRPRDPAPAAVRKEVEEIMRSHKEGKHYKEAILRAGELAAKHGGSALVLNLVGELQKAMHRDSALVSFAAAAKLAPNCIDTAVSHASMLFESERYVEAQVELLRALAISDPVDPAEHNVGYGLCSDLTSAERLRDARARARNAMESFTTFICEEFVPTESIRVLDAIKLGREVAATAYDLAKGLATSFQFSGRAQFLRAYVYLKRVRGFDPAIDKRPFLRRTSRMLQDSVIAFRRSLVIALFHAKLLFVLGEYADAERACHRALAIESPDDPKEHDLPPGSVSGEEYDDRVSCVKNQLRTLIKKIIFVGASYSRLPSYEKEDSLMSVKVKPLLELCNATDKSLAKTITDALRFFKKNNSWSFWICPLSARCDGREFVDTPSLWKHLCSKHPERLWGKLESILGPKLCESERDCFALEWITFSQDQDQHDIFRLVKMDGMFDSLIRRAYVGAEPNLVEMRTDKCREGAEILEGIKRRLGALPADISSSQFDDARSGIQNMWLNFLKISVLDYREFMYPVVISIVWAKLKKGMTDNPNIVGHISDSKIDSIFDDAPSAYGCNVSEGHDSDPSDANKMGTTRKQNLKPLHSNRTLKADGDHQESELCFEDGNSMVKPPNDTEGKEMEIDEIVANVERNELEIVEILSKLERSLELEVTCGQSAEEMANTNSYRSVAVVNEETTDKDLFIYQIIIQSLWNLRLFRDGVLRSKPVCILIINVHCLIAELMYGIFFAWGKDEHDGVPTLLASVKDIVWKIANDDMFQKLQAGKNFVLEVVATILQGLHVSAASLHFDFHNEIEGREVSPIHVETSCRCGKSFDEKKHTTVFYRLDASSPQKTKIKSLAELPVLYDEQLCFEDNCQYCGSPKNVDVSPLNAPHFFTIGLEWFGSCESQVQLSEVLVCFAHPVDIKLLCKGSHLSANYSLASMISYADGRYVCFARHHDKWLICDAQTVEAVDSWEQLLERFRDCRLQPEVLFFEIIK; this is translated from the exons ATGGCGCCCCGGCCCCGCCCCCGCgaccccgcgcccgccgccgtgcgcaaggaggtggaggagatcaTGAGGTCCCACAAGGAGGGGAAGCACTACAAGGAGGCGATCCTCCGGGCGGGGGAGCTCGCCGCGAAGCACGGGGGCTCCGCGCTCGTGCTCAACCTTGTCGGCGAATTGCAGAAGGCCATGCACAGGGACTCCGCACTCGTCAgcttcgccgcggcggcgaagctcGCCCCCAACTGCATCGACACCGCCGTCTCGCACGCAAGCATGCTCTTCGAGTCCGAGAGATACGTCGAGGCGCAGGTGGAGCTcctccgcgccctcgccatcTCCGACCCCGTCGACCCCGCGGAGCACAACGTGGGGTATGGTCTTTGCTCCGACCTGACGTCCGCCGAGAGGTTAAGGGACGCCAGGGCCAGGGCTCGCAACGCCATGGAGAGCTTCACCACCTTCATCTGTGAAGAATTCGTCCCCACGGAGTCCATAAGAGTGCTTGACGCAATCAAGCTCGGCAGGGAAGTCGCTGCGACAGCGTACGATCTAGCGAAGGGTCTCGCCACATCTTTCCAGTTCTCGGGGCGCGCCCAGTTCCTCCGCGCGTACGTCTACCTGAAGCGAGTCCGCGGCTTCGACCCGGCCATTGACAAGAGGCCGTTCCTGCGTCGCACGAGTCGCATGCTACAGGACTCGGTGATTGCATTCCGTCGCTCGCTCGTGATCGCCTTGTTCCACGCGAAGCTCTTGTTCGTCCTGGGTGAATATGCTGATGCTGAACGTGCGTGCCACCGGGCGCTAGCCATCGAGAGTCCTGACGACCCGAAGGAACACGACTTGCCTCCTGGATCTGTCAGTGGAGAAGAGTATGATGACAGAGTATCATGCGTCAAGAACCAGCTTCGTACCTTGATCAAGAAGATCATATTTGTGGGTGCATCTTACTCGCGCCTTCCATCATACGAGAAGGAGGATAGCTTGATGTCAGTGAAGGTCAAACCACTCCTTGAACTCTGTAATGCAACGGATAAGTCGTTAGCAAAGACTATAACTGATGCATTGCGGTTTTTCAAGAAGAACAATTCATGGAGTTTCTGGATTTGCCCTCTGTCGGCACGCTGTGATGGCCGAGAGTTTGTGGACACTCCTTCGCTCTGGAAACACCTGTGCAGCAAGCATCCTGAGAGGCTCTGGGGGAAGCTTGAATCAATTTTGGGTCCAAAACTATGCGAGTCAGAGAGGGATTGTTTTGCTTTGGAATGGATAACTTTTAGTCAGGATCAAGACCAGCATGACATATTCCGTTTAGTAAAGATGGATGGTATGTTCGATTCATTGATTCGTCGAGCATATGTTGGAGCAGAACCAAATTTGGTGGAAATGCGTACAGACAAATGCAGAGAAGGGGCTGAGATCCTTGAGGGGATCAAGAGAAGGTTGGGGGCATTGCCTGCAGATATATCTAGCTCTCAG TTTGATGACGCTCGTTCTGGAATACAAAATATGTGGCTTAATTTCCTCAAAATTTCTGTTTTGGATTATCGTGAATTCATGTATCCCGTCGTGATATCTATCGTATGG GCAAAATTAAAGAAAGGCATGACTGACAATCCAAATATTGTTGGTCATATAAGTGATTCCAAAATTGATTCTATATTTGATGATGCTCCTAGTGCCTATGGATGCAATGTTTCTGAAGGACATGATTCCGATCCCTCCGATGCAAACAAAATGGGTACAACACGCAAACAGAATCTGAAG CCTTTACACTCAAATCGGACACTTAAAGCTGATGGAGATCACCAAGAAAG TGAGCTTTGTTTTGAAGATGGGAATTCTATGGTCAAGCCACCAAATGATACGGAAGGAAAAGAGATGGAGATAGATGAAATAGTGGCAAATGTGGAAAGGAACGAGTTGGAGATAGTTGAAATACTGTCAAAACTCGAACGGAGTCTAGAACTAGAAG TTACTTGTGGCCAATCTGCTGAGGAAATGGCAAACACAAACAGCTATAGAAGTGTCGCTGTTGTCAACGAAGAAACCACTGACAAAGACCTGTTTATCTATCAAATAATCATACAG TCGCTGTGGAATTTGAGGCTCTTCAGAGATGGGGTTTTAAGGTCAAAACCAGTATGCATCTTGATTATCAATGTTCACTGCCTCATCGCTGAACTAATGTATGGAATCTTCTTTGCTTGGGGAAAAGATGAACATGATGGAGTGCCAACTTTACTGGCTTCTGTGAAGGACATTGTTTGGAAAATTGCAAATGATGACATGTTTCAAAAG CTCCAAGCTGGAAAAAACTTTGTTCTTGAGGTTGTGGCAACGATTCTTCAAGGATTGCATGTATCAGCAGCGTCTTTGCATTTTGATTTCCACAATGAGATTGAGGGACGTGAAGTAAGTCCTATCCATGTGGAAACGAGTTGCAGATGTGGGAAGTCTTTTGATGAGAAAAAACATACTACAGTTTTCTATAGACTTGATGCCAGTTCACCTCAAAAAACAAAG ATCAAGTCCTTAGCAGAGCTTCCAGTTCTATATGATGAGCAGTTATGCTTTGAGGACAACTGCCAATATTGTGGAAGTCCAAAGAATGTTGATGTTTCTCCTTTGAACGCACCACATTTCTTTACTATAG GTTTAGAGTGGTTCGGTAGCTGCGAAAGTCAGGTTCAGCTATCTGAAGTTCTGGTTTGCTTTGCACATCCCGTTGATATTAAACTTCTCTGCAAGGGTTCTCACTTGTCGGCAAACTATTCTCTGGCCTCAATG ATCTCCTATGCCGATGGGCGCTACGTCTGCTTTGCTCGTCACCATGACAAGTGGCTCATCTGTGATGCCCAAACTGTTGAG GCAGTAGATTCCTGGGAGCAGTTGCTCGAACGCTTCAGGGACTGCAGGCTCCAGCCTGAAGTTCTCTTCTTCGAGATCATCAAGTAG
- the LOC102718778 gene encoding UDP-glycosyltransferase 72B3-like codes for MENGRCNGCSAARPNGNGGVAPPHVAMLATPGMGHLIPLAELAKRLAARHGATSTLLTFASTASATQREFLSSLPQGIQSVSLPRVDLSDLPADAAIETRMSEECVRLVPALTGILRGMRETTRLVAFVADLFGADSFDAARDAGVPRRYLFFPTNLHTLSLLLHLPELDVSIPGEFRDLADPVRLPGCVPIPGKDILMPLQDKSKACYKWMVHHGRRYCDADAILVNSFEAVEPDAAKALRHPKPGRPPVFPIGPLIQTHCADDAAPPSPRAACLGWLDRQPAKSVIFVSFGSGGALPTEHMRELALGLELSGQRFLWVVRSPSDEGEVSANYYDAETKKDPFSYLPEGFVERTKEAGLLVPSWAPQTKVLAHPATGGFLTHCGWNSVLESLVHGVPMVAWPLYAEQRQNAVLLADGVGAAIRVPEAKGKEKIAAAVRETMAGEGRGAAVRAKVAELQRMAAEGLRDGGAATSALDEVVNRWTGEE; via the coding sequence ATGGAGAACGGCAGGTGCAACGGGtgctcggcggcgaggcccaacggcaacggcggcgtggcgccgccgcacgTGGCGATGCTGGCGACGCCCGGGATGGGGCACCTGATCCCGCTGGCGGAGCTGGCcaagcggctggcggcgaggcaCGGGGCCACGTCCACGCTGCTCACGTTCGCGTCCACGGCGTCGGCCACGCAGCGGGAGTTCCTGTCGTCGCTGCCCCAGGGGATCCAGTCCGTCTCGCTGCCCCGCGTCGACCTCTCCGACctccccgccgacgccgccatcGAGACGCGGATGTCGGAGGAGTGCGTCCGATTGGTGCCGGCGCTGACGGGGATCCTCCGCGGGATGAGGGAGACCACGCGCCTGGTGGCGTTCGTCGCCGACCTCTTCGGGGCGGACTCGTTCGACGCCGCGCGGGACGCCGGCGTGCCGAGGAGGTACCTCTTCTTCCCGACCAACCTCCACACGCTCTCGCtgctcctccacctcccggAGCTCGACGTCTCCATCCCCGGCGAGTTccgcgacctcgccgaccccgTCAGGCTCCCCGGCTGCGTGCCCATCCCGGGGAAGGACATCCTCATGCCGCTCCAGGACAAGTCCAAAGCCTGCTACAAATGGATGGTGCACCACGGCAGGCGCTACTGCGACGCCGATGCCATCCTCGTCAATTCCTTCGAGGCCGTCGAGCCGGACGCTGCCAAGGCGCTCCGCCACCCGAAGCCCGGCCGCCCGCCGGTGTTCCCCATCGGCCCGCTTATACAGACCCACtgcgccgacgacgccgcgccgccctcgccgcgcgcggcgtgcCTGGGCTGGCTCGACCGGCAGCCAGCCAAGTCGGTCATCTTCGTCTCCTTTGGCTCCGGCGGCGCGCTGCCGACGGAGCATATGCGGGAGCTCGCCCTCGGCCTCGAGCTCAGCGGGCAGCGATTCCTGTGGGTGGTGCGGAGCCCGAGTGACGAGGGCGAGGTGAGCGCCAACTACTACGACGCCGAGACGAAGAAGGACCCCTTCAGCTACCTCCCCGAGGGCTTCGTCGAGAGGACGAAGGAGGCGGGCCTGCTGGTGCCCTCGTGGGCGCCACAAACCAAGGTGCTCGCCCACCCGGCCACGGGCGGGTTCCTGACGCACTGCGGCTGGAACTCCGTGCTCGAGAGCCTGGTCCACGGCGTGCCCATGGTGGCCTGGCCGCTCTATGCCGAGCAGCGCCAGAACGCCGTGCTGCTGGCGGACGGCGTCGGGGCGGCGATCCGGGTGCCGGAGGCGAAGGGGAAGGAGAAgatcgcggcggcggtgagggagACGATggcaggggaggggagaggggcggcggtACGCGCCAAGGTGGCCGAGCTGCAGAGGATGGCGGCGGAAGGCCTCCGAGACGGTGGCGCCGCCACGTCGGCGCTCGATGAGGTGGTGAACAGGTGGACAGGAGAGGAGTAG
- the LOC102714238 gene encoding uncharacterized protein LOC102714238, producing MAARTADAASTALRKEAAEIMNLRCEGSATAAIAQAVKLGLKHGDSALVLNLVGTLHQISYAACKFMAWSNAGSAAEESSEAAGHKSSALYAFSGAARLAPKCVSIAVSHAQMLIECERYDDAYDEIIRALTISKSDPVDPAENDVAYDLYDGDTTRAERLQKAMVVARHAMERITTVISEQFIPMESARVLDGIKLGGDATANARARAKHLAATYPFAPRVHVLRAFVDLERVRGFDPAIDKRRFLRRTLDMVHEAAETFPLSLVIALFRARLLFVLDQYDDAEHECRKAIALESPQDPKADDLPPGSVSGAEYDDRVSFVKNQLRTLMKKIILTAAIYLQILTSEEENSLMSVRTKPLIQSCDEIDKSSAKTITDALRFFKHNSSWSFWICPLSNRCDRWKFVDTSSLWIHLCSKHPEGSWGKLQSVLGPKLCENTSEGDCSSLKWITCSQDSDQNDIFRLIKVNDMFDSLIRLVEGGTEPDLVEMRTEKCREGAEILEGIKGRMETLPTDISSSQFDDARSEIQNMWLKFLINSVLDYQEVIFPFVRSFIWAKLKKRMTGDPNIVGHISSSKIDPVFEDGNSGDVEGTAMEIAEILLNMKCSLELEETYGQSMEEMANTTRYQSVDVVSKENNDKDLFILHAIIQSLWNLRFLRDEILMGKPAWILNMSHNCCMADLIHEIFSAWGKNEQGGVAALLSSVKTSLCKIANGDMFQKFQAGKQIASEVVATILEGLHRSEASLHFYFNSEIEDCEVSPVSCGDCICRTHNLFGIIFHVQMSCRCGKSFEKEHTTIFYRLDAGSPQTTKLKSFSELPVLYDEQLCFDDNCEYCGSPNIVDISPWSAPHFFTIGLDWSGGCENQVNLSEVLLGIAHPLDIKLLCKGVRSSANYALASMVRNPKGGENNELFGIG from the exons ATGGCAGCCCGGACCGCCGATGCCGCGTCCACGGCCTTACGCAAGGAGGCCGCGGAGATCATGAATCTGCGCTGCGAGGGCAGTGCCACCGCGGCGATCGCGCAGGCGGTGAAGCTCGGCCTGAAGCACGGCGACTCCGCGCTCGTGCTCAACCTCGTTGGCACCCTGCACCAGATCTCCTACGCCGCCTGCAAGTTTATGGCGTGGAGCAACGCCGGTTCCGCTGCGGAGGAGAGCTCGGAGGCGGCGGGTCACAAGAGCTCCGCGCTCTACGCCTtctccggcgcggcgcggctcgCCCCCAAATGCGTCAGCATCGCCGTCTCGCACGCCCAGATGCTCATCGAGTGCGAGAGGTACGACGACGCGTACGACGAGATCATCCGCGCCCTCACGATCTCCAAGTCCGACCCCGTCGACCCCGCGGAGAACGACGTGGCATACGATCTGTACGACGGCGATACGACCCGCGCTGAGAGGTTGCAGAAAGCCATGGTCGTGGCACGCCATGCCATGGAGCGCATCACCACGGTGATCTCTGAACAGTTCATTCCCATGGAGTCCGCGCGTGTTCTGGACGGCATCAAGCTCGGCGGGGACGCCACCGCcaacgcgcgcgcgcgagcgaaGCATCTCGCCGCGACCTACCCGTTCGCGCCGCGCGTCCACGTCCTCCGCGCGTTCGTCGACCTGGAGCGAGTCCGCGGCTTCGACCCGGCCATCGACAAGAGGCGGTTCCTGCGCCGCACCCTCGATATGGTACACGAAGCAGCGGAAACATTCCCTCTCTCGCTCGTGATCGCCTTGTTCCGCGCGAGGCTCTTGTTCGTCCTGGATCAATACGACGATGCCGAGCACGAGTGCCGCAAGGCGATTGCCCTCGAGAGTCCCCAGGACCCGAAGGCAGACGACTTGCCTCCTGGATCTGTCAGCGGAGCAGAGTATGATGACAGAGTATCTTTTGTCAAGAACCAGCTTCGAACATTGATGAAGAAGATCATATTGACGGCTGCAATTTACTTGCAAATCCTAACCAGCGAGGAGGAGAATAGCTTGATGTCAGTGCGGACCAAACCATTGATTCAATCCTGTGATGAAATTGACAAGTCGTCAGCAAAGACCATAACTGATGCACTGCGGTTTTTCAAGCATAACAGTTCATGGAGTTTCTGGATTTGCCCTCTGTCTAACCGCTGTGATCGCTGGAAGTTTGTGGACACTTCTTCACTCTGGATACACCTATGCAGCAAGCATCCGGAGGGGTCCTGGGGCAAGCTGCAATCAGTTCTGGGTCCAAAACTATGTGAAAACACATCAGAGGGGGATTGTTCTTCCTTGAAATGGATAACTTGTAGTCAAGATTCAGACCAGAATGACATCTTCCGTTTAATAAAGGTGAATGATATGTTCGATTCCTTGATTCGTCTGGTAGAGGGTGGAACAGAACCAGATTTGGTGGAAATGCGTACAGAGAAATGCAGAGAAGGGGCTGAGATCCTTGAGGGAATCAAGGGAAGGATGGAGACATTGCCTACGGATATATCTAGCTCTCAG TTTGATGACGCTCGATctgaaatacaaaatatgtGGCTTAAGTTCCTCATAAATTCTGTTTTGGATTATCAGGAGGTCATATTTCCATTTGTGAGATCTTTCATATGG GCAAAACTAAAGAAACGCATGACTGGAGATCCAAATATTGTTGGTCATATAAGTTCTTCCAAAATAGACCCTGTATTTGAGGATGGGAATTCAGGGGATGTGGAAGGAACCGCGATGGAGATAGCTGAAATACTGCTAAACATGAAATGCAGTCTAGAACTAGAAG AAACTTATGGCCAATCAATGGAGGAAATGGCAAACACCACTAGATATCAAAGTGTTGATGTTGTCAGCAAAGAAAACAATGACAAAGACCTGTTTATCTTGCATGCAATCATACAG TCATTGTGGAATTTGAGGTTCCTGAGAGATGAGATTTTAATGGGAAAACCTGCATGGATCCTGAATATGAGTCATAACTGCTGCATGGCAGACCTGATCCATGAAATCTTCTCTGCTTGGGGAAAAAATGAACAGGGCGGAGTGGCTGCTTTACTGTCTTCTGTGAAGACCAGTCTCTGTAAAATTGCAAATGGTGACATGTTCCAAAAG TTCCAAGCTGGAAAACAAATTGCTTCTGAGGTTGTGGCAACGATTCTTGAAGGATTGCATAGATCAGAAGCTTCTttgcatttttatttcaacAGTGAGATTGAGGATTGTGAAGTAAGTCCTGTCAGCTGCGGAGATTGCATATGCCGAACACATAATCTGTTTGGAATTATTTTCCATGTGCAAATGAGCTGTCGGTGTGGGAAGTCTTTTGAGAAAGAACATACTACAATATTCTATAGACTTGATGCTGGTTCACCTCAAACAACAAAG CTCAAGTCCTTTTCAGAGCTTCCGGTTCTATATGATGAGCAGTTATGCTTTGATGACAATTGCGAGTATTGTGGAAGTCCAAACATTGTTGATATTTCTCCTTGGAGCGCACCACATTTCTTTACAATAG GTTTAGATTGGTCTGGTGGCTGTGAGAACCAGGTTAATCTATCTGAAGTTCTGCTTGGCATTGCACATCCCCTTGATATTAAACTTCTCTGCAAGGGTGTTCGCTCCTCCGCAAACTATGCTCTGGCCTCAATGGTAC GAAATCCgaaaggaggggaaaacaaTGAGCTGTTTGGTATTGGTTGA